One Nostoc punctiforme PCC 73102 DNA window includes the following coding sequences:
- a CDS encoding acyl carrier protein, giving the protein MKTHNLDVMQVSQIEKDTEGHELEKFPSLEEVQDWILLYIANLLELETEEIDITVPFSTYGLDSSVAVGLTGDLADWLGLDLDPTLLYDYPTIESLVQYLSSELH; this is encoded by the coding sequence ATGAAAACTCACAATCTTGATGTAATGCAAGTTTCTCAAATCGAGAAAGATACCGAAGGTCATGAATTAGAGAAATTTCCATCTCTTGAAGAAGTTCAAGATTGGATTCTGTTATATATAGCTAATTTGCTAGAACTAGAAACAGAAGAAATTGATATCACTGTACCCTTTAGTACGTATGGATTAGATTCTTCTGTAGCAGTTGGTTTAACCGGTGATTTAGCAGATTGGCTAGGATTGGACTTAGACCCTACACTGCTCTATGACTACCCTACTATTGAAAGTCTTGTGCAGTATTTGAGTTCTGAATTGCATTAG